One window of the Rufibacter radiotolerans genome contains the following:
- a CDS encoding DUF3943 domain-containing protein, with the protein MRSVFTFILLLFLTLGAQAQIITAPDSIKAGKGTRKQQLDKIKARKNRLFTDSLGGSEPANAVLLDTTLFNKYGDLLHDDPEYNPRQPLWKPAAQVLGINAVFMGFNRYVAKADYGYVSPSTWKRNLRSEPEWDTDEFGINFIGHPYQGTLYFNAARAQGYSYWQSLPFAVGGSLTWEYFGENTLPSYNDMIYTPLNGAFLGEVLYRVSSNILDDRTTGRERAVREIAAGLINPVRGLNRLLQGKTFQVTNKEVYEKEPINVTLFAGVHRQNRNQDDVFGAGYNNAMLNVQLDYGNPFELQKRKPFDLFRLRAEFSESKQDTVSGIINNITGYGVLLGRNNQVGKLDLLTGFFQYYDYWNTRNFDLGALGFGGGLFARYPLSRQVNLYTNAHLGVIPLAGNSTRFAPDENGLRDYVYTTGLHGKLETTLSLGKYASAAFVYYHYWLKTFEGLEGSNSIGIVRPRLTVQVFKNVSLGYEHFGYTTNRRLEAFPIQRSTITDQKIFLQLFLQDPQRKGRYN; encoded by the coding sequence ATGAGATCAGTTTTTACGTTTATTTTACTTCTTTTCCTGACTTTGGGGGCACAGGCGCAAATTATTACGGCGCCAGATTCCATTAAGGCCGGCAAGGGTACCCGAAAACAGCAACTAGACAAAATCAAGGCCCGCAAAAACCGCCTCTTCACCGATTCGCTGGGCGGAAGCGAACCCGCCAACGCCGTTCTGCTGGATACCACCTTGTTCAATAAATACGGTGATCTGTTGCATGATGACCCGGAGTATAACCCGCGCCAGCCGCTCTGGAAACCCGCCGCCCAGGTATTGGGCATTAATGCCGTGTTCATGGGGTTTAACCGATACGTGGCCAAAGCAGATTACGGCTACGTTAGCCCTTCCACCTGGAAGCGGAACCTGAGGTCTGAACCAGAATGGGACACCGATGAGTTTGGCATTAACTTTATTGGGCACCCGTACCAGGGCACGCTTTACTTTAACGCCGCCCGCGCCCAGGGCTACAGCTACTGGCAGTCCCTACCCTTCGCCGTGGGCGGAAGCCTGACCTGGGAGTACTTTGGCGAGAATACGCTGCCGTCTTACAATGACATGATTTACACGCCTTTGAACGGGGCGTTCCTGGGGGAGGTCCTGTACCGGGTGAGCTCCAATATCCTGGATGACCGTACCACAGGCCGGGAGAGGGCGGTGCGCGAAATTGCCGCCGGCCTCATCAACCCGGTGCGCGGCCTGAACCGGCTGTTGCAGGGCAAAACCTTCCAGGTGACCAACAAAGAGGTGTATGAGAAAGAGCCTATCAACGTGACCCTGTTTGCCGGGGTGCACCGCCAGAACAGAAATCAGGACGATGTCTTTGGGGCGGGCTATAACAACGCCATGCTCAACGTGCAGTTAGACTACGGCAACCCGTTTGAATTGCAGAAACGCAAACCCTTTGACCTTTTCCGGCTGCGCGCCGAGTTTAGCGAAAGCAAGCAGGACACCGTGTCTGGCATCATCAATAACATTACCGGCTATGGTGTACTCCTGGGCCGGAACAACCAGGTAGGCAAATTGGACCTGCTTACTGGCTTCTTCCAATACTATGACTACTGGAACACCCGCAACTTTGACCTGGGAGCCCTGGGGTTTGGAGGAGGGTTATTCGCCCGGTACCCGCTTTCCAGGCAAGTGAACCTGTACACCAACGCGCACCTGGGCGTGATACCCTTGGCCGGTAACAGCACGCGCTTTGCCCCAGATGAGAATGGCCTCCGGGATTATGTTTATACCACCGGCCTGCACGGCAAACTGGAAACTACGCTAAGTCTGGGCAAATACGCCTCGGCGGCCTTTGTGTATTACCATTACTGGCTCAAAACCTTTGAGGGCCTGGAAGGCAGCAACTCCATTGGCATTGTGCGGCCCCGTCTCACGGTACAGGTATTCAAGAATGTAAGCTTGGGCTATGAGCATTTCGGGTACACCACCAACCGCCGCCTGGAAGCTTTCCCCATCCAACGCTCCACCATCACCGACCAGAAAATCTTCCTCCAGCTTTTCCTGCAAGACCCCCAGCGCAAGGGGAGGTATAATTAG
- a CDS encoding MBL fold metallo-hydrolase RNA specificity domain-containing protein, which produces METDISLQFLGAAGTVTGSKYLLTVKGQKILIDCGLFQGLKEVRQLNWERPAFSPEEINLVLLTHGHLDHTGYLPKLVQLGYRGEIWGTDPTLDIAEIILKDSAKIQEVEARQANEEGFSRHKPALPLYTLKDVEKTLRLFRMKPLNHWISIAEKVRCRFRYNGHLLGATFIELEVDDKMLVFSGDIGRPQDLLLHAPEKPDQADVLLLESTYGDRLHPKEETKALLKKIVTKTFSRQGTLLIPSFAVERAQSLMYLLWQLKLEEAIPEMPIILDTPMGADTLKVFYQSLSWHKLSGEECLQMFSNFRIVTSYRETWEIIDRKGPKIVIAGSGMLTGGRILTYLTKYLDNPATTILLAGYQAEGTRGWQLEQGAPELKIFGKMYAVKAEVLNLEGLSGHADQKELLDWLSEMKTPPKQVFLVHGEPTAAQMLKDKIKEKLGWGCFIPQRNEIVDL; this is translated from the coding sequence ATGGAAACCGATATCTCGCTTCAGTTTTTAGGGGCTGCCGGCACCGTGACCGGCTCCAAATACCTGCTTACCGTCAAGGGCCAGAAAATTCTCATTGACTGCGGCCTTTTCCAGGGCCTGAAAGAAGTACGCCAGCTTAACTGGGAACGACCGGCCTTCTCCCCGGAAGAGATCAACCTGGTACTGCTCACCCACGGCCACCTGGACCATACCGGCTACCTGCCCAAACTGGTGCAGCTGGGCTACCGCGGCGAAATCTGGGGCACTGACCCCACCCTGGACATTGCCGAAATCATCCTCAAGGACAGTGCCAAGATCCAGGAGGTGGAGGCCCGGCAGGCCAACGAGGAAGGCTTTTCCCGGCACAAACCTGCCCTTCCGCTCTATACGCTAAAAGACGTGGAGAAAACCCTGCGCCTGTTCCGGATGAAGCCCCTCAACCACTGGATTTCTATTGCCGAAAAGGTACGCTGCCGTTTCCGGTACAACGGGCACCTGTTGGGGGCCACGTTCATTGAGCTGGAGGTGGATGACAAAATGCTGGTCTTCTCCGGAGATATTGGTCGGCCCCAGGACCTGCTGCTGCATGCCCCCGAGAAACCAGACCAGGCCGATGTGCTGCTCCTGGAAAGTACCTACGGCGACCGCCTGCACCCCAAAGAAGAAACCAAGGCGCTGCTAAAAAAGATAGTCACCAAAACCTTTAGCCGGCAAGGCACCCTGTTGATTCCCAGCTTTGCCGTAGAACGTGCCCAGTCGCTTATGTACCTGCTATGGCAGCTAAAACTGGAGGAGGCCATCCCAGAAATGCCCATCATTCTGGATACGCCCATGGGCGCCGATACGCTCAAGGTTTTCTACCAGTCCTTGTCCTGGCACAAGCTCTCTGGTGAAGAATGCCTGCAAATGTTCTCTAACTTCAGAATTGTGACTTCGTACCGTGAAACCTGGGAGATCATTGACCGCAAGGGCCCCAAAATTGTGATTGCCGGGAGCGGCATGCTCACCGGCGGCCGCATTCTCACCTACCTCACCAAATACCTGGACAACCCCGCCACTACCATCCTGCTGGCCGGCTACCAGGCCGAAGGCACCCGTGGCTGGCAACTGGAGCAAGGAGCGCCTGAACTGAAAATCTTTGGGAAAATGTACGCAGTGAAAGCTGAGGTGCTCAACCTGGAAGGCCTCTCCGGCCACGCCGACCAAAAGGAACTCCTGGACTGGCTAAGCGAGATGAAGACCCCACCCAAACAGGTCTTCCTGGTGCACGGCGAACCCACCGCCGCCCAGATGCTCAAAGACAAAATCAAAGAAAAACTAGGCTGGGGCTGTTTTATCCCGCAACGAAATGAAATAGTGGATTTGTAA
- a CDS encoding ATP cone domain-containing protein, which produces MKKHKANYLITKSSGETAPFSYSKLKKSLSAAGASEAIIEDIIAQIEDQLYQGIPTRKIYKKAFALLKRKPGALAARYKLKSAIMELGPSGYPFERFVGEIFKEQGYNVAVGQIMKGHCVSHEVDVVATRGNLHLLIECKFHNQANYQCDVKTPLYIHSRFRDMETELKKREGREDIEYQGWAVTNTRFTSDAIAYGTCAGLHMLGWNFPEGRGLKELVEQSGIHPITSLTTLTSFEKQHLLQEKVVLCKEICHSPALLEDLGIGTERLHRIMREAYDLCQPS; this is translated from the coding sequence ATGAAGAAGCACAAGGCTAACTACCTCATCACCAAATCATCCGGGGAGACCGCGCCCTTCTCTTACAGCAAGCTGAAGAAATCCCTGTCGGCGGCCGGGGCCAGCGAGGCCATTATAGAGGACATTATTGCCCAGATTGAAGACCAGCTATACCAGGGCATTCCTACCCGCAAGATCTATAAAAAAGCCTTTGCCTTGTTAAAAAGGAAGCCCGGGGCGCTGGCGGCGCGGTACAAACTCAAGTCTGCCATCATGGAATTGGGGCCATCGGGGTACCCGTTTGAGCGTTTTGTGGGCGAGATCTTCAAAGAGCAGGGCTATAACGTAGCCGTGGGCCAGATCATGAAAGGCCATTGCGTGAGCCATGAGGTAGACGTAGTAGCCACCCGGGGCAACCTGCACCTGCTCATTGAGTGCAAGTTCCATAACCAGGCCAATTACCAGTGCGACGTTAAAACCCCGCTCTACATCCACTCCAGGTTCAGAGACATGGAAACCGAACTTAAAAAAAGAGAAGGCCGGGAGGATATAGAGTACCAGGGCTGGGCCGTCACCAATACCCGTTTTACCTCAGATGCCATTGCCTACGGTACCTGCGCCGGGCTGCACATGCTGGGCTGGAACTTCCCGGAGGGCCGGGGCCTGAAGGAACTGGTGGAGCAAAGCGGCATCCACCCCATTACCAGCCTCACCACCCTCACCAGCTTTGAAAAGCAGCACCTGCTGCAGGAAAAGGTGGTACTCTGTAAGGAAATCTGCCATAGCCCCGCCCTGCTGGAAGATCTGGGCATTGGCACCGAACGCCTGCACCGCATCATGCGCGAAGCCTATGACCTCTGCCAACCCAGTTAA
- a CDS encoding cation-translocating P-type ATPase: MAKTQALPHTLPNPHALSPEELATALAGNLEKGLSAQEIEARLKQWGENQVDKQQQESLLVVLLHQFTGPITFLLLAAMGLSFLFQEWLDGSAILLVILLNGFIGFFMEYNARQSMEALREMAMVPAKVLRGGRLEEISSEHIVPGDVLFLEAGDMISADARLFHTMQLEVNESALTGESLPIPKKIEVLPDSQPLAERVNMVFKGSFVTKGNGHALVTGTGMNTELGQIANLVQSAQQSATPLEKKLESFSHKLIKITIFLCVLVFGAGLLQHRPWMESLTTAIALAVAAIPEGLTIVATLALAQGMLRMARHQVIVKKLSAVETLGSTNVICTDKTGTLTKNEIEVNRIVVAGAEAQIRPNPLKGEIIFLSDPQHLQEKESYKQLLLCAVLCNTARYEIINQQEKEVGDPVETGLLKFALAAGLHLEQVKTQYPKLAEESFNSETKVMGTLHRNGDQAVIYAKGALEELLQRCTHQLTNGQPQALTPQDREEWQKKEEQIANEGLKVLAFAYKDTQETKNILLEELVFLGIAGLLDPPREDVKQALAECASAGIDVKMITGDHPATARNIAEQVGITKGQQALVIHGSNMPAYDQLSEQQKKEWLESAVFARVSPRQKLDLVTLLQANQMVVGMTGDGVNDAPALKKADIGIAMGIRGTQVAQEVADMILQDDSFPSIVLAIKQGRIIFDNIRKFVIFLLSCNLSELFLVTMVSLLAFDFQLVPIQILFINLITDVLPALALGVSPGNPTVMKHKPRHLEEPILKNAHWISLVVYAAVISACVIGAVSFGHWVVYDQSDWDLNYSNNILFFTLILCQLWHVFNMGSTKVAFYRNEVFTNKYVWLALLLCVGILALVLLVPTLAKALRLSSFDKEMAAVILGFSLLSFFLNLALRKLKIIY; this comes from the coding sequence ATGGCCAAAACGCAAGCGCTTCCGCATACCCTCCCTAACCCACACGCCCTTTCACCGGAGGAGCTGGCCACCGCTTTGGCCGGTAATCTGGAAAAGGGATTAAGTGCCCAAGAGATAGAAGCCAGATTAAAGCAATGGGGCGAAAACCAGGTGGATAAACAGCAACAGGAAAGCCTGCTGGTAGTGCTGCTCCATCAGTTCACCGGGCCCATTACCTTCCTGCTGCTGGCCGCCATGGGCCTCTCTTTTCTGTTTCAGGAATGGCTGGATGGCTCGGCTATTTTATTGGTGATTCTGCTTAACGGGTTCATTGGGTTCTTTATGGAATACAATGCCCGCCAATCTATGGAGGCGCTCCGCGAAATGGCCATGGTGCCGGCCAAGGTACTACGGGGCGGCCGTCTGGAGGAAATCTCCTCTGAGCACATTGTGCCCGGCGACGTGCTTTTTCTTGAGGCTGGTGACATGATCTCCGCAGACGCCCGCTTGTTTCATACCATGCAGCTGGAGGTAAACGAGTCTGCGCTCACCGGCGAGTCTCTGCCCATACCCAAGAAAATTGAAGTCCTGCCAGATAGCCAACCTCTGGCCGAACGGGTGAACATGGTCTTTAAAGGCAGTTTCGTGACCAAGGGCAATGGCCATGCACTGGTAACCGGCACAGGTATGAACACCGAGCTGGGCCAGATTGCCAACCTGGTGCAAAGCGCCCAGCAATCGGCTACGCCGCTGGAGAAAAAGCTGGAATCGTTCAGCCATAAGCTTATCAAAATCACCATTTTTCTGTGCGTTTTGGTTTTTGGGGCAGGCCTGCTCCAGCACCGGCCCTGGATGGAGAGTCTCACCACGGCTATTGCCCTGGCGGTGGCCGCCATTCCTGAGGGGCTGACCATTGTGGCCACGCTGGCCCTCGCCCAGGGCATGTTGCGCATGGCCCGGCACCAGGTCATTGTCAAGAAACTGTCGGCGGTAGAGACGCTGGGCAGCACCAATGTCATCTGCACAGATAAAACCGGCACCCTTACCAAAAATGAGATTGAGGTAAACCGCATTGTGGTGGCGGGCGCCGAGGCCCAAATTAGGCCCAATCCCTTAAAGGGTGAAATCATTTTTCTTTCAGACCCGCAGCACCTGCAGGAAAAGGAAAGCTACAAGCAGTTGCTCTTGTGTGCCGTCTTGTGCAACACCGCTCGGTACGAGATTATTAACCAGCAGGAAAAAGAAGTAGGTGACCCCGTAGAGACCGGCCTCCTCAAATTCGCGCTGGCCGCCGGGCTACACCTGGAGCAGGTAAAAACCCAATACCCTAAACTAGCCGAGGAATCCTTTAACTCAGAGACCAAAGTGATGGGCACTTTGCACCGGAATGGAGACCAGGCCGTGATCTACGCCAAGGGCGCCCTGGAAGAACTGCTCCAGCGCTGCACCCACCAGTTAACCAACGGCCAACCGCAGGCACTTACTCCCCAGGACCGCGAGGAATGGCAGAAGAAAGAGGAACAGATTGCCAATGAAGGCCTGAAAGTACTGGCCTTTGCCTACAAGGACACCCAGGAAACCAAGAATATTCTGCTGGAGGAATTGGTATTTCTGGGCATTGCCGGCCTCCTGGACCCGCCGCGCGAAGACGTTAAACAGGCCCTGGCCGAATGCGCCTCGGCGGGGATAGACGTAAAAATGATCACCGGTGACCACCCGGCCACCGCCCGTAACATTGCCGAACAGGTAGGCATCACAAAGGGGCAGCAGGCGCTGGTGATCCATGGCAGCAACATGCCGGCCTATGACCAGCTTTCAGAGCAACAGAAAAAAGAATGGCTGGAGTCGGCGGTGTTTGCGCGGGTAAGCCCCCGGCAGAAACTGGACCTGGTCACGCTTCTGCAGGCCAACCAGATGGTGGTAGGCATGACCGGCGACGGGGTGAATGATGCTCCCGCCCTTAAGAAGGCAGACATAGGCATTGCCATGGGCATACGGGGCACGCAGGTGGCCCAGGAAGTAGCTGACATGATCTTACAGGATGATTCTTTCCCATCCATAGTCCTGGCCATAAAACAGGGCCGCATCATCTTTGACAACATTAGAAAGTTTGTCATTTTTCTGCTTTCCTGTAACTTAAGTGAGCTTTTTCTGGTGACGATGGTGTCTTTGCTGGCCTTTGATTTCCAGTTGGTGCCCATCCAGATCCTGTTCATTAACCTGATCACAGACGTGTTGCCGGCGCTGGCGCTGGGGGTGAGCCCCGGTAACCCCACTGTCATGAAACACAAACCCCGCCATCTGGAAGAGCCCATCCTGAAGAACGCCCACTGGATCTCATTGGTGGTGTATGCGGCCGTTATCTCTGCGTGCGTGATTGGAGCCGTCTCCTTTGGGCATTGGGTGGTCTATGACCAAAGCGATTGGGACCTCAACTATTCCAACAACATCCTGTTTTTCACCCTCATTCTCTGCCAGCTGTGGCACGTGTTTAACATGGGCAGCACCAAAGTCGCCTTTTACAGGAATGAGGTCTTCACCAACAAATACGTTTGGCTGGCGCTCTTGCTGTGCGTGGGCATTCTGGCGCTGGTGTTGCTGGTGCCCACCCTGGCGAAGGCCCTACGCCTTAGTTCCTTTGATAAAGAGATGGCTGCCGTCATTTTGGGGTTCAGCCTGCTGTCTTTCTTCCTGAACCTGGCACTAAGGAAACTTAAAATCATCTATTAA
- a CDS encoding VIT1/CCC1 transporter family protein, with protein MQPQDLIRKQLEASHTPEQVRSRLQQQTKHSYLKDFVYGAVDGAVTTFAVVSGVAGASLAPQIVIIMGMANLLADGFSMAVSNYLGTNTELQLLEKTRTDERNHIELFPEGEQEEIRQIYAAKGFNGDMLEQIVQTITADKQLWCETMVQEEHGMSLNPMSAWKAAFATFTAFLLVGFIPVAPFLFDYYFKGNLQSPFLWSSVCTAIAFFGIGALKSKFVYKPWYSSGLETLLLGGAAASLAYLVGILLKDL; from the coding sequence ATGCAACCACAAGATCTCATACGGAAGCAACTGGAGGCTTCGCATACGCCGGAGCAGGTAAGGTCACGGCTGCAGCAGCAGACCAAGCATAGTTATCTCAAAGATTTTGTGTACGGGGCGGTAGATGGCGCCGTGACCACCTTCGCGGTGGTGTCTGGGGTGGCGGGGGCCAGCCTGGCTCCTCAGATTGTGATCATTATGGGCATGGCTAACCTGCTGGCCGATGGGTTCAGTATGGCCGTGAGCAACTACCTGGGCACCAACACAGAACTACAGCTCCTGGAAAAGACCCGCACCGATGAACGCAACCACATAGAATTGTTCCCGGAGGGGGAGCAGGAGGAAATCAGGCAGATCTATGCCGCCAAAGGCTTCAACGGTGACATGCTGGAGCAAATAGTGCAAACCATCACCGCAGACAAGCAGCTCTGGTGCGAGACCATGGTGCAGGAAGAACACGGCATGTCCCTCAACCCCATGTCGGCCTGGAAAGCGGCCTTTGCCACCTTTACCGCTTTTCTTTTGGTGGGCTTTATTCCGGTAGCGCCCTTTCTGTTTGATTACTATTTCAAGGGAAACCTTCAGTCGCCTTTCCTGTGGAGCAGTGTTTGCACCGCCATTGCTTTTTTTGGGATTGGCGCCCTCAAAAGCAAGTTTGTGTACAAGCCCTGGTATTCGTCCGGCCTGGAAACCCTTTTGCTGGGGGGCGCCGCGGCCTCCCTGGCCTACCTGGTAGGTATCCTACTTAAGGACTTGTAG
- a CDS encoding nucleotidyltransferase family protein gives MMSPRPTLLVLAAGMSSRYGRLKQLEPFGPHGETIMEYSIYDALQAGFGKVVFVIRKAIEKEFRAAMDARLPANVPVAYVRQELDKLPEGFRVPEGRQKPWGTAHALWVATSALQEGPFAVINGDDFYGRKSFDLVARFFRENHTPQEHALVGFHLQNTLSDYGAVSRALCELTPDGYLTKLTELTQILRTETGIQVQDAGAAYSTLTGREMVSMNLMGFKPDVLPYLERCFREFLIHEGYSLKEECVLSTVVGQMITAGQARVKVLPSKEKWFGVTYPEDKPGTVQNLAALVQAGVYPENLWANFQKA, from the coding sequence ATGATGTCACCACGCCCCACCTTACTTGTCTTAGCAGCTGGCATGTCTAGCCGGTACGGCCGCCTGAAGCAACTGGAGCCCTTCGGTCCGCACGGTGAAACTATCATGGAGTATTCTATCTATGATGCGTTGCAGGCGGGCTTCGGGAAGGTGGTATTTGTGATAAGGAAGGCCATTGAGAAAGAGTTCAGGGCGGCCATGGACGCACGTCTGCCGGCGAATGTACCCGTGGCCTACGTACGGCAGGAACTGGACAAGTTACCCGAAGGTTTTAGGGTACCGGAAGGCCGCCAAAAGCCCTGGGGCACGGCGCACGCGCTCTGGGTAGCCACTTCTGCCTTGCAGGAAGGGCCTTTTGCGGTCATTAACGGAGATGATTTCTACGGCCGGAAATCCTTTGACCTGGTAGCCCGCTTCTTCCGGGAAAACCACACGCCGCAGGAACATGCACTGGTGGGCTTCCATCTGCAAAATACCTTGTCTGATTACGGGGCCGTTTCCCGCGCCCTCTGCGAACTCACCCCAGACGGTTACCTGACCAAACTAACCGAACTCACCCAGATCCTGCGTACCGAAACCGGCATTCAGGTGCAGGATGCCGGCGCGGCCTACAGCACGTTAACCGGGCGGGAGATGGTGTCTATGAATTTAATGGGCTTCAAGCCCGATGTGCTGCCGTACCTGGAGCGGTGTTTCAGGGAATTTCTCATTCACGAGGGCTACTCGCTTAAGGAGGAATGCGTGTTGTCTACCGTGGTGGGCCAGATGATCACGGCTGGGCAGGCCCGGGTAAAAGTGCTGCCTTCCAAAGAAAAATGGTTCGGTGTGACCTACCCCGAAGACAAGCCCGGCACGGTGCAGAATTTAGCGGCCTTGGTACAGGCAGGCGTTTACCCAGAGAACCTATGGGCTAACTTTCAAAAGGCTTAG
- the ppsA gene encoding phosphoenolpyruvate synthase, with protein MEPFIKLFKEISYQDLGKVGGKNASLGEMFNQLNPVGVKVPDGYATTADAYWFFLDNQNLRQPLTQILHSLDLDRFSNLAAVGEKARALILRATLPEQLCQEIEKGYDYLKKQYGEEISLAVRSSATAEDLPTASFAGQLETYLNVRGLRHLLLACHHSYASLFTDRAIKYRVDNGFDHMQVALSVGVQVMVRSDKASSGVMFTLDPDTGFENVVVISGAWGLGENVVQGAVNTDEFMVFKPLLETAAQPVISRKLGSKAKTMVYADPAEGELQSPTDAIINLDTLPEKQEQLVLQDQEVVQLARWAIKIEDHYHQPMDIEWAKDGLTQELFIVQARPETVQSQHKNQAFFTEYTLEEKGEVLCAGIGLSNRIVSGIARILHSPAEIDKLQEGEVLVTRKTDPDWDPILKKAIAIVTEQGGRTSHAAIVAREVGAVAVLGTNNATQQIQDGQEVTVSTAGGETGYVYAGKLKWSEVKTDLQHLEKPQTKAMLILGDPEQAFKYSFLPNDGVGLMRMEFIINNAIQIHPMALKHFEKVQDPAAREKIENLTRQYTNKEDFFVEKLAEATALIAAAFYPKDVIVRMSDFKSNEYANLIGGRQFEPEESNPMIGLRGASRYYHPLYQEGFEMECLAMKKVRDEMGLTNVKLMIPFCRTVEEGRKVIDLMADYGLRRAENQLEIYVMVEIPSNALLAEEFAQLFDGFSIGSNDLTQLTLGADRDSGLISDIFTPFDPAVQQLIVMTLQKAHRTGTKTGLCGQAPSDYPQYASFLIENGIDSISFNPDAFFRGLENMLQAEKLQAQRPRHLIEVG; from the coding sequence ATGGAGCCATTCATCAAGCTGTTCAAAGAAATCAGTTACCAAGACCTGGGAAAAGTGGGGGGCAAGAATGCCTCGCTGGGCGAAATGTTCAACCAACTGAACCCGGTGGGGGTAAAGGTGCCCGACGGCTACGCCACAACGGCAGACGCCTATTGGTTTTTCCTGGACAACCAGAACCTGCGGCAGCCACTCACCCAGATATTGCACAGCCTGGACCTGGACCGGTTCTCTAACCTGGCAGCCGTGGGCGAGAAAGCCCGGGCCCTTATTCTGCGGGCCACCCTTCCAGAGCAGCTTTGCCAAGAAATTGAGAAAGGCTATGACTACCTCAAAAAGCAATACGGCGAGGAGATCTCCCTGGCCGTGAGAAGCAGCGCCACCGCCGAAGACCTGCCCACCGCCAGTTTTGCCGGCCAGCTGGAGACCTACCTGAATGTGCGGGGCCTGCGCCACCTGCTGTTGGCCTGCCACCACAGCTATGCCTCGCTGTTCACAGACCGCGCCATTAAGTACCGGGTAGACAACGGCTTTGACCACATGCAGGTGGCTTTGTCGGTGGGCGTGCAGGTAATGGTGCGGTCAGACAAGGCCAGTTCCGGGGTCATGTTCACCCTGGACCCAGATACCGGCTTTGAGAACGTGGTGGTCATCTCGGGGGCCTGGGGCCTGGGCGAAAACGTGGTGCAGGGGGCCGTGAACACCGATGAGTTCATGGTGTTCAAGCCTCTGCTGGAAACCGCCGCCCAACCCGTGATTTCACGCAAGCTGGGCAGCAAGGCCAAAACCATGGTTTACGCCGACCCCGCCGAGGGGGAACTTCAGAGCCCAACAGATGCAATTATAAACCTGGACACCCTCCCCGAGAAACAGGAACAGTTGGTCTTGCAGGACCAGGAAGTAGTGCAATTGGCCCGATGGGCTATCAAGATTGAGGACCACTACCACCAACCCATGGACATTGAATGGGCCAAAGACGGCCTCACCCAGGAACTGTTCATTGTGCAGGCCCGCCCCGAAACCGTGCAGAGCCAGCATAAGAACCAGGCGTTTTTCACCGAGTACACCCTGGAGGAAAAAGGCGAGGTGCTGTGCGCGGGCATTGGGCTGAGTAACCGCATTGTGTCAGGTATTGCCAGGATCCTGCACTCGCCGGCAGAGATAGACAAGCTGCAGGAAGGCGAGGTGCTGGTAACCCGTAAAACCGACCCGGACTGGGACCCCATCCTGAAAAAGGCCATCGCCATTGTCACCGAACAGGGCGGCCGCACCAGCCATGCCGCTATTGTCGCCCGTGAGGTAGGCGCCGTAGCTGTGCTGGGCACCAACAACGCCACCCAACAGATACAGGACGGCCAGGAGGTGACCGTATCCACCGCCGGCGGCGAGACCGGGTACGTGTATGCCGGCAAGCTGAAGTGGTCCGAAGTAAAAACCGATCTCCAGCACCTGGAAAAACCCCAGACCAAGGCCATGTTAATTCTGGGCGACCCAGAGCAGGCCTTCAAATACTCTTTCCTTCCCAATGATGGGGTAGGACTCATGCGCATGGAGTTCATCATCAACAATGCCATTCAGATTCACCCCATGGCCCTGAAGCATTTTGAGAAGGTGCAGGACCCGGCGGCCCGCGAGAAAATAGAAAATCTCACCCGCCAATACACTAACAAGGAAGACTTCTTCGTGGAGAAACTGGCCGAGGCGACCGCCCTCATTGCCGCCGCTTTCTACCCCAAAGACGTGATTGTGCGCATGAGCGATTTCAAGTCCAATGAGTATGCCAACCTTATTGGCGGCCGGCAGTTTGAACCCGAGGAATCTAACCCCATGATTGGGCTTCGGGGCGCCTCCAGGTATTACCACCCACTGTACCAGGAGGGGTTTGAGATGGAATGCCTGGCTATGAAAAAGGTGCGCGACGAAATGGGCCTCACCAACGTGAAACTGATGATTCCTTTCTGCAGAACCGTGGAGGAAGGCCGAAAAGTGATTGATCTTATGGCAGACTACGGGCTGCGGCGCGCCGAAAACCAACTGGAGATCTATGTAATGGTGGAGATTCCGTCTAACGCCCTCTTGGCCGAGGAGTTTGCCCAGCTTTTTGACGGCTTCTCCATCGGTTCCAATGACCTTACACAACTGACCTTGGGTGCCGACCGTGACTCGGGGTTGATCAGTGATATTTTCACCCCCTTTGACCCGGCCGTGCAGCAACTGATTGTCATGACCCTGCAGAAGGCGCACCGCACCGGCACCAAAACCGGGCTCTGCGGCCAGGCCCCCAGCGATTACCCGCAATACGCTTCCTTTTTAATAGAGAACGGCATAGACAGCATTTCCTTTAACCCAGATGCCTTCTTCCGGGGGCTGGAGAACATGCTGCAAGCCGAAAAGCTGCAGGCCCAGCGGCCCAGGCATTTAATTGAGGTGGGGTGA